A genomic segment from Leptolyngbya boryana PCC 6306 encodes:
- a CDS encoding cytochrome P450 family protein has translation MEVKDLTQCPVKDIVNVYLSKSAMNRSKDPRQNRLFYSMSPVGHRFLENIDSEDPQFEAISSLAKQVSKVLESNCKQGFENRLKAYWASNLPAYPVCSIRDSAFGAVLDEVWFAFFARACPNPDLVVKAAHNILMVVKNRETVDIKSRRNAIALVADAVKLGLNPQLELQEIELQETFTNIHEVIFALIVSSVDELSEGFAHTVIALAQHAPTPTSLDEFALAFYEALRLYPLFTRSTRPSNDNTCLYSLNYVNYHRRTDIFGKDALQYNWQRWQAKNWLGQTFIFGVASNRSCPGRGSAIEMVPRMVQVWMQTYQTQSYIRHTRNLPCGGLAIVTPIGKRVPWFLSWLHFGAWIYSHASFCLIQRAWVNHQNAKASNKRREADHYYASLKALRIPAAASHGSVQPSRLSAKS, from the coding sequence ATGGAAGTAAAGGATTTAACACAATGTCCTGTCAAGGACATTGTGAATGTGTATCTGTCTAAATCTGCGATGAATCGATCGAAAGATCCTCGGCAAAATCGCCTTTTCTATTCCATGTCTCCCGTTGGTCATCGTTTTCTAGAAAACATTGATTCAGAAGATCCTCAGTTTGAAGCGATTTCTTCGCTAGCAAAACAGGTTTCTAAAGTCCTTGAGAGCAACTGTAAACAGGGGTTTGAAAATCGCCTCAAAGCTTACTGGGCATCGAATCTACCAGCTTATCCTGTTTGCTCGATTCGAGATTCTGCTTTTGGTGCGGTCTTGGATGAAGTTTGGTTTGCGTTTTTTGCTAGAGCCTGCCCTAACCCCGATCTTGTAGTCAAAGCGGCTCATAACATCTTGATGGTCGTCAAGAACAGGGAAACAGTTGATATAAAATCTAGGCGAAATGCGATCGCATTAGTGGCTGATGCTGTGAAGCTAGGACTCAACCCTCAATTAGAGTTGCAGGAAATAGAGTTGCAGGAAACTTTTACTAACATTCATGAGGTGATCTTTGCACTCATTGTTTCGAGTGTGGATGAACTGAGCGAGGGCTTTGCACATACGGTGATCGCTCTCGCACAACATGCCCCAACTCCGACAAGTTTGGATGAATTTGCACTCGCTTTTTATGAAGCATTGAGGTTATATCCGTTATTCACGCGATCGACAAGACCTAGCAATGATAATACCTGTCTATACAGCCTCAATTACGTAAACTATCACCGTCGAACTGATATTTTTGGCAAAGATGCGCTTCAATACAATTGGCAGCGCTGGCAAGCTAAAAACTGGCTTGGACAAACGTTTATTTTTGGTGTTGCCAGCAATCGATCCTGTCCGGGACGCGGCAGCGCGATCGAGATGGTTCCAAGAATGGTTCAAGTTTGGATGCAGACTTACCAAACGCAGAGCTACATTCGCCACACCAGAAATTTACCCTGTGGCGGGCTTGCGATCGTAACTCCAATCGGTAAACGTGTGCCTTGGTTCTTATCCTGGCTGCATTTTGGGGCATGGATTTATTCACATGCAAGCTTTTGCTTGATTCAAAGAGCTTGGGTTAACCATCAAAATGCTAAAGCTTCCAACAAACGCCGTGAAGCCGATCACTATTATGCATCGCTCAAGGCTTTGCGAATTCCAGCAGCAGCTTCACACGGTTCGGTTCAACCCTCTCGTTTATCCGCAAAGAGCTAG
- a CDS encoding DUF924 family protein — protein MNQPTSMHQVLNYWFEYCPSNAVLAQLPNLNDSFDRWFGGKEDDIQQSLWDSVSPETETWTDTLEGQLARVILYDQITRGCFRRTARAFAFDEQALFWANRFLESTPLGDMGLASPICLSHQFMVLICLSHSENKETQERSLHLSQQFAQEVLTQNWLSEKVKQQLAQVDPEAQQHHKVIQHFGRFPHRNRALNRQSTPEEEQFLQGNLPQWMYSQQQSL, from the coding sequence ATGAACCAGCCTACATCAATGCATCAAGTTCTGAACTACTGGTTTGAATACTGTCCCTCGAATGCCGTTCTTGCTCAGTTACCGAATCTAAACGACTCCTTCGATCGTTGGTTTGGGGGCAAAGAAGACGATATACAGCAATCCCTGTGGGATTCAGTATCGCCGGAGACAGAAACCTGGACGGATACACTTGAGGGACAACTCGCCAGAGTAATCCTCTACGATCAAATTACTAGAGGTTGCTTTCGGCGGACTGCAAGAGCATTTGCTTTTGATGAGCAAGCACTTTTTTGGGCGAATCGTTTTCTCGAATCTACCCCTCTGGGTGACATGGGCTTAGCTTCTCCGATTTGTCTGAGTCATCAATTTATGGTTCTCATTTGCCTGAGCCATTCAGAAAACAAAGAAACTCAGGAACGCTCTCTGCACTTAAGTCAGCAGTTTGCCCAAGAAGTACTGACTCAGAACTGGTTGAGTGAGAAGGTCAAGCAGCAACTCGCTCAAGTTGATCCTGAAGCACAACAACACCATAAAGTCATTCAGCACTTCGGCAGATTTCCACATCGTAATCGCGCATTAAATCGACAATCAACCCCCGAAGAAGAGCAGTTTTTACAAGGTAATTTACCCCAGTGGATGTATAGTCAACAACAGTCACTATAA
- the alaS gene encoding alanine--tRNA ligase, producing the protein MATPLSGAQIRQTFLDFFAQRGHQPLPSASLVPEDPTVLLTIAGMLPFKPIFLGQQKSEFPRATTSQKCIRTNDIENVGRTARHHTFFEMLGNFSFGDYFKSQAIAWAWELSTKTFGLPPERIVVSVFEEDDEAFAIWRDEVGIPAHRIQRMGAKDNFWNSGPTGPCGPCSELYYDFHPELGDDHIDLEDDTRFIEYYNLVFMQYNQDIDGNLTPLQNKNIDTGMGLERMAQILQKVPNNYETDLIFPIVQTAAKIAGIDYSTADESTKVSLKVIGDHIRAVVHMIADGITASNEGRGYVLRRLIRRVVRQGRLIGIDRDFTTDVAETAIALSESAYPNVRMKETVVKSELKIEEERFRKTLDRGEKLLEEILNRETKQISGKDAFELYDTYGFPVELTEEVAIEKGLTVDMKGFEAEMQAQRQRGRDAHKTIDLTVQGTLDTLAENLQGTEFLGYKQPSTQAEIQLLLVNGEPVDRVEAGTDVQVILNQTPFYAESGGQIGDRGYLSGEDLVIRVEDVKKESAFFVHFGRVERGTVRSGDKVTAQIDLSCRRRAAANHSATHLLQAALRKIVDEGISQAGSLVDFDRLRFDFNYSKPLTSEQIQQIEEQINTWIAEGHQAEIAVMPIADAKAKGAIAMFGEKYGDEVRVIDFPGVSMELCGGTHVANTAEIGLFKIVSETGVAAGIRRIEAISGASVLEYLNVRDSVVKDLSDRFKSKPEEIPDRITALQTELKNTQKQLEAVKGQLAIAKADQLLAEVDTVGDFKVLVSQLEAVDPASLQKAAEQLLQKMGEGAVVLGSVPEAGKVSFVAAFSPAVVKQGMQAGKLVGAIAKICGGGGGGRPNLAQAGGRDASKLSEALTEAKNQLKAGLVK; encoded by the coding sequence ATGGCTACTCCTCTCAGCGGCGCTCAAATTCGGCAAACATTTCTTGATTTCTTTGCACAGCGCGGACATCAACCGTTGCCTAGTGCGTCGCTTGTGCCTGAAGATCCAACCGTTCTGTTAACGATCGCGGGAATGCTTCCCTTCAAACCGATTTTTCTGGGTCAGCAAAAATCGGAATTTCCGCGGGCAACGACCTCTCAAAAGTGTATTCGGACAAATGATATCGAGAATGTCGGACGGACGGCTCGACATCACACCTTCTTTGAGATGTTGGGAAACTTTAGTTTTGGAGACTACTTCAAGTCGCAAGCGATCGCTTGGGCATGGGAGTTATCGACGAAAACGTTCGGCTTGCCTCCGGAGCGGATTGTCGTCAGCGTTTTTGAGGAAGACGACGAAGCCTTTGCAATCTGGCGAGATGAAGTCGGAATTCCCGCTCACCGAATTCAGCGCATGGGTGCGAAAGATAATTTCTGGAATTCAGGGCCTACAGGACCGTGTGGTCCTTGCTCAGAGTTGTATTACGACTTTCATCCAGAATTGGGAGACGACCATATCGACCTCGAAGACGACACGCGATTTATTGAGTATTACAACCTGGTTTTTATGCAATACAACCAGGACATTGATGGAAACTTAACGCCACTCCAGAATAAGAACATTGATACTGGAATGGGCTTAGAGCGGATGGCACAGATTTTGCAGAAAGTGCCGAACAACTACGAAACGGATTTGATTTTCCCGATCGTTCAAACTGCCGCAAAGATCGCTGGCATTGACTACTCAACCGCAGATGAATCAACAAAAGTCTCGCTCAAAGTCATTGGGGATCACATTCGAGCAGTCGTGCATATGATTGCAGACGGCATCACGGCATCGAATGAAGGGCGGGGCTATGTGCTGCGGCGATTAATCCGGCGGGTCGTTCGACAAGGGCGATTGATTGGCATTGATCGAGATTTTACAACTGATGTTGCCGAAACTGCGATCGCGCTTTCTGAATCGGCTTATCCGAATGTCCGGATGAAAGAAACGGTTGTGAAATCGGAACTCAAGATCGAAGAAGAACGGTTCCGTAAAACGCTCGATCGCGGCGAAAAACTACTCGAAGAAATTCTGAACCGAGAAACCAAGCAAATCTCTGGCAAAGATGCGTTTGAGCTATACGATACTTACGGCTTCCCGGTGGAACTCACAGAAGAAGTCGCGATCGAGAAAGGCTTAACGGTCGATATGAAAGGCTTTGAAGCTGAAATGCAAGCCCAACGCCAACGCGGTCGCGATGCTCACAAAACCATTGATTTAACCGTTCAAGGAACCTTAGATACCTTAGCTGAAAACTTACAAGGCACTGAGTTTCTAGGCTACAAGCAACCTTCTACTCAAGCTGAAATTCAACTCTTGTTAGTCAATGGTGAACCTGTTGATCGAGTCGAAGCGGGTACAGACGTTCAGGTGATCTTAAATCAGACTCCGTTCTATGCAGAATCGGGCGGACAGATTGGCGATCGCGGTTATCTCTCTGGCGAGGATCTGGTGATTCGAGTCGAAGATGTGAAGAAAGAATCGGCTTTCTTTGTTCACTTTGGACGAGTTGAGCGTGGCACAGTTCGATCTGGCGATAAAGTCACGGCGCAAATTGATCTCTCGTGTCGTCGTCGAGCGGCTGCAAATCACTCTGCAACGCACCTACTTCAAGCGGCACTGCGGAAGATTGTCGATGAAGGCATTTCTCAAGCTGGATCGCTAGTAGACTTCGATCGCTTAAGATTCGATTTCAACTATTCCAAGCCACTCACCTCAGAGCAAATTCAGCAAATTGAAGAACAGATCAATACCTGGATTGCAGAAGGTCATCAAGCTGAGATTGCAGTCATGCCGATTGCCGATGCTAAAGCAAAAGGTGCGATCGCAATGTTTGGTGAAAAGTATGGCGATGAAGTTCGTGTCATCGATTTTCCTGGCGTTTCGATGGAACTTTGTGGCGGAACTCACGTTGCGAACACCGCTGAAATTGGACTCTTCAAGATTGTGTCTGAAACGGGCGTTGCAGCGGGGATTCGTCGGATTGAAGCAATTTCTGGAGCATCGGTGCTGGAATATTTGAATGTTCGAGACAGTGTAGTGAAAGATTTGAGCGATCGCTTTAAGTCGAAGCCTGAAGAGATTCCCGATCGCATTACTGCTCTACAAACCGAGCTTAAAAACACTCAGAAGCAACTCGAAGCCGTTAAGGGACAATTAGCGATCGCGAAAGCTGATCAACTTCTGGCTGAAGTTGACACTGTTGGCGACTTCAAAGTGCTTGTTTCTCAGTTAGAAGCTGTTGATCCCGCTTCTTTACAAAAAGCAGCCGAGCAATTGTTGCAGAAGATGGGTGAAGGAGCAGTCGTTTTAGGATCTGTCCCAGAAGCCGGAAAAGTCAGCTTTGTGGCTGCCTTTAGTCCGGCTGTTGTCAAGCAGGGAATGCAAGCTGGAAAATTAGTCGGCGCGATCGCGAAAATCTGCGGTGGCGGTGGCGGCGGTCGTCCAAATCTTGCACAAGCAGGTGGACGAGATGCAAGTAAGTTATCCGAAGCTTTGACAGAAGCAAAGAATCAACTGAAAGCTGGATTAGTCAAGTAG
- a CDS encoding response regulator, translating into MNEPITVLLIDDQTIIAEAVQQMLASEPDISFHYCNNPLQTLKVVQTCRPTVILQDLVMPQIEGLLLVRLLRSSDAPTHQIPLIVLSSKEDPVIKAQAFEYGANDYLVKLPDRVELLARIRYHSRAYTNLLKREEAEALLRQENEEQALYIEQVNKITDAAFAVEQNQFEAKQLDEVVDRQDELGQLARVFTQMVKTVKVREAELERLKDSLARFFPEEYLQFLRKDSVIDVQLGDFVSKTMAVMFSDIRSFTTISENMSPRENFDFINAYLKRVSPEIRNHYGIIVKFLGDGMMAVFPDGADDAIAAGIAKHQRVWEYNQQRLARGDRPIRIGIGIHVGHMMLGMVGESNRIQGDAFSDNVNLTSRLEGLTKVYGSALLITGQTLEQLSNPEAYDVRFLANTIVKGRTEPISVYEILNAEVEAMRTLKLRTLPQFQQGIAYYQDRALTEAKTCFEQVLSIHPDDRMAQLYCDRIDALLSQGIPEDWQNVGSFESF; encoded by the coding sequence ATGAACGAGCCGATTACAGTCTTACTCATTGACGACCAAACCATCATCGCAGAAGCAGTGCAGCAGATGCTTGCTTCAGAACCCGATATCAGCTTTCACTACTGTAATAATCCACTGCAAACATTAAAAGTGGTGCAAACTTGCCGTCCGACTGTGATTCTCCAAGATCTCGTCATGCCCCAAATAGAAGGGCTGTTGCTCGTTCGACTTTTACGATCGTCAGATGCACCGACTCATCAGATTCCCTTAATTGTTTTATCGAGCAAGGAAGATCCCGTGATTAAAGCTCAAGCTTTTGAGTACGGGGCAAACGATTATCTGGTTAAATTGCCCGATCGCGTTGAACTCCTGGCTCGAATCCGCTATCACTCTAGAGCTTACACCAACTTGCTCAAGCGCGAAGAGGCAGAAGCGCTACTCCGCCAGGAAAATGAGGAACAGGCACTTTATATTGAACAAGTGAATAAAATTACGGACGCAGCTTTTGCTGTGGAGCAAAATCAGTTCGAGGCAAAGCAGTTAGATGAAGTAGTCGATCGACAAGATGAGCTAGGACAACTGGCACGCGTTTTCACCCAGATGGTCAAAACGGTGAAAGTTCGAGAGGCTGAACTGGAGCGATTAAAGGATTCTCTAGCTCGGTTTTTTCCAGAGGAGTATCTGCAATTTCTACGAAAAGATAGTGTGATTGATGTTCAGCTGGGCGACTTTGTTAGTAAAACCATGGCAGTGATGTTTAGTGACATTCGTTCTTTTACGACGATTTCTGAGAACATGTCTCCCCGCGAAAACTTTGACTTTATCAATGCTTACCTCAAACGAGTCAGCCCTGAAATTCGCAATCACTATGGCATTATCGTCAAGTTCTTAGGCGATGGCATGATGGCAGTTTTTCCGGATGGAGCCGATGATGCGATCGCTGCTGGAATTGCCAAGCATCAGCGCGTTTGGGAATATAACCAACAGCGTTTAGCAAGAGGCGATCGCCCTATCCGGATTGGCATTGGAATTCACGTGGGGCATATGATGCTCGGTATGGTTGGGGAAAGTAACCGCATTCAAGGAGATGCTTTTTCTGACAATGTTAATCTCACGTCTCGATTAGAAGGTCTGACGAAAGTTTATGGCAGTGCTCTCCTGATTACTGGGCAAACGCTCGAACAATTGAGCAATCCTGAAGCGTATGACGTTCGTTTTCTAGCCAATACGATCGTGAAAGGACGGACTGAGCCGATTTCTGTGTATGAGATCTTGAATGCTGAAGTCGAAGCAATGCGAACGCTAAAACTCCGGACTCTACCTCAGTTTCAGCAGGGGATTGCTTACTACCAAGATCGCGCCTTGACAGAAGCTAAAACTTGTTTCGAGCAGGTGCTTAGCATTCATCCTGACGATCGTATGGCTCAGCTTTACTGCGATCGTATTGACGCTTTACTATCACAAGGGATTCCTGAAGACTGGCAGAACGTTGGGTCTTTTGAATCATTCTGA
- the cheB gene encoding chemotaxis response regulator protein-glutamate methylesterase: MRIAIVNDMVIAIEAMRRVLLSVADYQVVWIAKNGAEAIAKCIQDTPDLILMDLFMPVMDGVEATQQIMQKAPCAILIVTADMKQSAAKVFEAMSYGALDVVNTPILGSSGDPEMTQALLRKISTIEKLICKSAHPSTMIRTTPTRSFMPSVSTAPDLIAIGASTGGPKALATILAPLPASFDAAILIVQHIDAQFAEGLIDWLNDQTALTVKKAMTGDRLTSATAFVACTDDHLAMQSNRTLAYVKEPLYYPYRPSVNVLFKSLAQYWRPPGTAILLTGMGRDGAEGLSLLQQQGWYTIAQDEASSVVYGMPKAAIELHAASEVWTPTEIARHLTAKHS, from the coding sequence ATGAGAATTGCAATTGTAAACGATATGGTGATTGCGATTGAGGCGATGCGGCGAGTTCTACTCTCTGTCGCGGACTATCAAGTCGTTTGGATTGCAAAGAATGGAGCAGAAGCGATCGCGAAATGTATTCAGGACACCCCTGACCTGATTTTAATGGATTTGTTCATGCCTGTGATGGATGGCGTTGAAGCAACTCAGCAGATCATGCAGAAAGCCCCCTGTGCGATTCTGATTGTGACTGCCGACATGAAACAGAGCGCAGCAAAAGTATTTGAGGCGATGAGTTATGGTGCGCTAGATGTCGTGAATACGCCGATTCTCGGCAGTTCCGGCGATCCCGAAATGACGCAAGCCCTGCTTCGTAAAATTTCAACGATCGAGAAACTGATCTGCAAATCTGCTCACCCTTCTACTATGATTCGCACAACTCCGACTCGGTCTTTTATGCCGTCTGTTTCTACTGCGCCTGATCTAATAGCGATCGGTGCATCGACAGGTGGTCCTAAAGCTCTAGCAACGATTCTGGCTCCCCTACCCGCTAGCTTTGATGCAGCCATTCTGATTGTTCAGCATATTGATGCACAGTTTGCCGAAGGCTTGATCGATTGGCTGAATGATCAAACAGCACTGACGGTAAAAAAAGCTATGACCGGAGATCGATTGACGAGCGCCACAGCCTTTGTTGCTTGTACGGATGATCATTTAGCGATGCAGTCAAATCGTACTTTAGCTTATGTGAAAGAACCGCTTTACTATCCTTACCGTCCCTCTGTGAATGTTCTGTTTAAGAGTTTGGCACAGTACTGGCGACCGCCTGGAACCGCAATTCTATTGACTGGAATGGGGCGTGATGGAGCCGAGGGATTAAGCCTGCTTCAGCAACAAGGTTGGTACACGATCGCTCAAGATGAAGCGAGTAGCGTTGTGTATGGGATGCCAAAAGCAGCGATCGAGCTACATGCCGCATCAGAAGTTTGGACTCCAACAGAAATTGCTCGCCACTTAACTGCAAAACATTCGTGA
- a CDS encoding hybrid sensor histidine kinase/response regulator, which produces MSDYSMLELFRQEVKVQVTRLKQNFMLFEHQSPSANEIQDALHALETVHGLAQIVEVEAAVTLSEAMQSRLKIIQPEKRLDSIECDRLIQSADWLLEMSLLEDSERHNWIANHQQAIVEIQTSPTTDSLPLTPDSRTQSNVSLALVDSQMMDLFRLEVEEQAKTLNQELLTLEANPTVTQPLEALMRAAHSIKGAARIVGIDAAVGLAHTMEDCFVAAQNRSLTLTAELVDSLLSGVDLLQYLSQVSDQDLPNWIEHHQAAIAAVQSSIQTLRQSPAQVSDVALLPIASPPQSLNLNQLSPIQNGKDLNSSDSSTQDSAPSSQRVVRVSADNLTRMMGLAGESLIEANALPAFADSLRQVRSRQIELSTTLETLEQHVNAMSNKVTQALFETVRQQEQQCRNLLSDRLSELEDFIRRTTNLSERLYQEVITSHMRPFEEGMQNFPRMVRDLARSLNKQVKLEIIGQTTSVDRDILARLEAPITHILRNAIDHGIESPETRVAAGKSAEGTIQIEAAHRGGMLAIAITDDGIGIDTQKLRQAIIARQLVAPEIAAKLSHSELMEFLFLPGFSLSEQVTELSGRGVGLDIVKSMAQEVGGTVRVTSQPGKGTGFYFQLPLTLSVVRTLLVDVAGEVYAFPLSRIDQIVTVEQSEIFTAENRQYFTFDQNNIGLIPLYQVLDLSRPTGTSERSWVVMLSDQSATYGLIVDRCLGEKELVVRPLDPRLGKVQDVSAAALMNDGSLVLILDVSDLIRSTNRLLQNTRLAKVSEPRSLQHQQNAKRVLVVDDSITVRELERKLLQNHGYVVDIAVDGMEGWNAVRSYPYDLVISDIDMPRMNGIELIKAIKQHSRFHAIPVIVVSYRDREDDRIQGLEAGADYYLTKNSFHDDTLIRAVTDLIGE; this is translated from the coding sequence ATGTCCGACTACTCGATGCTAGAACTATTTCGCCAAGAAGTGAAGGTTCAGGTCACTCGCCTGAAGCAGAATTTTATGCTGTTTGAGCATCAGTCTCCGTCTGCAAATGAGATCCAAGATGCACTTCATGCTTTAGAAACGGTGCATGGGTTAGCGCAGATTGTCGAAGTAGAAGCAGCTGTTACGCTCTCTGAAGCGATGCAGAGCCGATTGAAAATCATTCAGCCTGAAAAGCGTTTGGACAGTATAGAGTGCGATCGCTTGATTCAATCAGCAGATTGGCTACTTGAAATGAGCTTATTAGAGGACTCAGAGCGTCACAATTGGATTGCAAATCACCAGCAAGCGATCGTAGAAATCCAGACAAGTCCGACAACAGATTCCTTACCCCTTACTCCAGATTCCCGGACTCAAAGCAATGTTTCTCTTGCTCTGGTTGATTCCCAGATGATGGATCTGTTTCGTTTAGAGGTTGAAGAACAAGCCAAAACCCTCAATCAAGAGTTACTGACCTTAGAAGCAAATCCGACAGTGACCCAACCTTTAGAAGCATTAATGCGTGCGGCTCACTCGATTAAGGGTGCAGCGCGAATTGTCGGCATTGATGCGGCAGTCGGTTTAGCTCATACGATGGAAGATTGCTTTGTCGCGGCTCAGAATCGTAGCTTAACCCTGACTGCTGAACTCGTTGATTCATTGCTGAGTGGTGTTGATCTCTTGCAGTATCTTAGCCAAGTCAGTGATCAGGATTTACCGAACTGGATCGAGCACCACCAAGCCGCGATCGCGGCTGTACAATCGAGCATTCAAACCCTACGACAATCCCCCGCACAAGTCTCTGATGTTGCCTTACTCCCGATAGCATCGCCGCCGCAGAGTCTCAACCTGAATCAGCTTTCTCCGATCCAAAACGGCAAAGATCTGAACTCGTCTGACTCATCAACTCAGGATAGTGCTCCCTCTTCTCAGCGAGTTGTGCGGGTGAGTGCAGATAATCTGACTCGTATGATGGGACTGGCAGGAGAATCGCTGATTGAGGCAAATGCTTTACCTGCTTTTGCGGATAGCTTGAGGCAGGTACGATCGCGACAAATTGAACTCTCAACGACTCTAGAAACCTTAGAGCAGCATGTAAATGCGATGTCGAATAAAGTGACTCAAGCATTATTTGAAACAGTTCGCCAGCAGGAGCAGCAATGCCGAAATCTCCTCAGCGATCGCTTATCAGAACTCGAAGATTTTATTCGTCGTACCACCAATTTATCCGAGCGTCTTTACCAGGAAGTCATTACTTCTCATATGCGACCCTTTGAAGAAGGAATGCAAAACTTTCCTCGGATGGTACGTGACCTAGCTCGTAGTCTCAATAAACAGGTCAAACTAGAAATTATCGGTCAAACAACTTCGGTCGATCGTGATATTCTCGCCAGATTAGAAGCCCCGATCACGCACATCTTACGCAATGCGATCGATCATGGGATTGAGTCCCCTGAAACGCGCGTTGCAGCAGGCAAATCTGCTGAGGGAACAATCCAGATCGAAGCCGCTCATCGGGGTGGAATGCTCGCGATCGCAATTACGGATGATGGAATAGGAATTGATACTCAGAAATTGCGGCAAGCAATCATTGCCCGACAGCTTGTAGCTCCAGAGATAGCCGCAAAACTGAGTCACAGCGAATTGATGGAATTCCTATTTCTACCTGGGTTCTCTCTATCAGAACAAGTGACTGAACTATCCGGTCGAGGCGTTGGACTCGATATTGTTAAAAGTATGGCGCAGGAAGTCGGCGGAACAGTGCGGGTGACTTCTCAGCCAGGCAAAGGAACAGGGTTTTACTTTCAGTTGCCGCTGACCCTCTCAGTTGTCCGAACTTTACTCGTCGATGTCGCAGGAGAAGTTTATGCATTCCCATTGTCGCGCATTGATCAGATTGTCACAGTAGAGCAGTCTGAGATTTTTACGGCTGAAAATCGTCAATACTTCACCTTTGATCAGAATAATATTGGACTAATTCCGCTCTACCAGGTACTAGATTTATCTCGTCCAACGGGCACTTCTGAACGCTCTTGGGTGGTGATGCTCAGTGATCAATCTGCTACTTATGGTTTGATCGTCGATCGCTGTTTGGGAGAGAAAGAACTGGTTGTGCGTCCGCTTGATCCGCGACTCGGAAAAGTTCAGGATGTGAGTGCAGCAGCATTGATGAATGATGGTTCTCTTGTGCTGATTCTAGATGTGTCTGACCTCATTCGCTCCACCAATCGACTCTTACAAAATACGCGCCTTGCAAAAGTCAGCGAACCCCGATCGCTGCAACATCAGCAGAATGCAAAACGAGTCTTAGTCGTTGATGATTCGATCACCGTGCGAGAACTCGAACGGAAGCTACTTCAAAATCATGGCTATGTCGTCGATATTGCAGTCGATGGTATGGAAGGATGGAATGCGGTCAGGTCTTACCCTTATGATCTCGTGATTAGTGATATTGATATGCCGCGAATGAATGGCATTGAGTTGATCAAAGCGATTAAACAACATTCCCGGTTTCACGCAATTCCGGTGATTGTTGTGTCTTATCGCGATCGCGAAGACGATCGAATTCAAGGATTAGAAGCAGGGGCAGATTACTATCTGACTAAAAATAGCTTTCATGACGATACGTTGATTCGAGCGGTTACTGACCTAATTGGCGAGTAG
- a CDS encoding chemotaxis protein CheW, with translation MAIENCWNQIGVEGDRSCERLENVQHCRNCPMYSAGGRSLLDREIPFDYLQEWTQTLAQPLESQLSRSQSDLLEISQVRQTLSAMIFRLGSERFALPVCLLQEVIRPIPIHTLPHRSNDPFLGLVNCRGEILPCVSLSQFLQVEMPIDPTYSRLNLKRMMVVGQHRPLWVFPVDEVYCVHRFDPSELRDPPVVIAKASQAYTAGMIDWTNGKVNYLEIDSLLDTLDRRLL, from the coding sequence ATGGCGATCGAGAACTGCTGGAATCAGATTGGTGTTGAAGGCGATCGTTCTTGTGAACGCCTAGAAAACGTGCAGCATTGTCGAAACTGTCCGATGTACAGCGCAGGCGGACGTAGCTTACTCGATCGTGAAATTCCATTCGATTACCTGCAAGAATGGACACAAACGCTGGCACAACCGCTCGAATCGCAGCTTTCCAGATCACAATCCGATCTGCTTGAAATCAGCCAGGTTCGACAAACTCTATCTGCGATGATTTTTCGTCTTGGGAGTGAGCGTTTTGCCTTACCTGTGTGTCTTCTGCAAGAGGTTATTCGTCCTATTCCCATTCACACACTGCCGCATCGCAGCAATGACCCGTTTCTAGGATTAGTCAATTGTCGAGGCGAAATTTTGCCCTGTGTCTCATTAAGTCAGTTTCTCCAAGTTGAAATGCCGATTGATCCAACTTATAGTCGTTTGAATTTAAAGCGAATGATGGTCGTTGGGCAGCACAGACCGCTTTGGGTCTTTCCAGTAGACGAAGTGTATTGTGTGCATCGATTTGATCCATCTGAACTGCGAGATCCACCTGTTGTCATTGCCAAAGCAAGCCAAGCCTATACCGCAGGGATGATTGACTGGACTAACGGAAAGGTCAATTATCTGGAGATTGATTCTCTGCTCGATACTCTTGATCGTCGGTTACTCTAA